The nucleotide sequence TTAAGTATTGTGAATAATATTCCTTCGGGACATGTGGTGGTAGAAATTGGGGCCGGAAAAGGAGCGCTTACGAAATTTATTGTTGAAAAAGGATTTACAGTTAAGGCGGTGGAGATAGACAAAAGTTTAGTAGATTATTTAAAGGAGAGATTTAAAAGTAAGAAAAAGATAGAGGTTATTCATGGAGATGGAAGAGATTTTATCTTTCCTGAGGACTGTGTGGTGGTAGGAAACTTGCCGTACAATGTTTCTAAGAGGATTATAAGAAATATTATCTTTCAAAAGGAAAAGATTATACAGGCAATTTTGATGGTGCAAAGAGAAGTAGCGGATACGATGTTGGCTTTACCCTCTTCTTCTTGTTATAGTAGATTTAGTGTTTTTGTGCAGTTTCACTTTTGTATAAGAAGATTGTTTAATGTTTCTCCTGATGCATTCTACCCAAAACCTAAGGTTTACTCCAGCTGTCTTTTGTTGAAGCCTACTAAAGCACAAATAGACAACGAAAAGTTTCTTCTGTTTTTAAATAAACTTTTTCTCGCCCGAAGAAAAACAGTATACAACAACCTGCGCAAAGCGAAGATTTTTACTCCCCTTTCTCTTGACAACTCTCGCAGAGAGTTGCAAGCAAACGACTTCGTCGTTTGTCTTGATATAAAGGATAAAAGACCGCAGGAATTATCGGGCGAACAAATTTTAAGGATGTATAAGATATGCAAGAATTAAAGATTATCCCTTTGGGGGGACTCACTGAAATCGGTTTGAATTGTACGGTATTTGAATACGGGAATCAGGCGATCATCGTAGATGCTGGTTTGATGTTTCCTGAAGAAAATATGCTGGGTGTAGATATCGTTATCCCGGATTTTAGCTATATATTGGAAAATGCGGATAAATTTAAGGGTATTGTGGTTACCCATGCTCATGAAGATCATGTGGGGGCTATTCCTTATCTGTTAAAGGATTTGAATCTACCCATTTATGCAACAAGACTTACATTGGGGTTATTGAAGAAGAAAATTGAAGAATTTAAACTACCCAATGTTGAATATCACGAAATTACTGCAAAAAAGGTATTTTCTATTGGGCCATTTACCATAGAACCATTAAGGGTTACGCATAGTATCGTTGATTGTGTTGCGTTAGCTATAAGAACACCTGTGGGCGTTGTTATACACACCGGGGACTTTAAAATTGACTATACCCCGGTAGATGGGAAACCATTTGACATGGCTTCTTTTTGTAGATATGGGCAAGAGGGAATTTTGCTTCTTCTTTCTGATAGTACCAATGCTACTGTTCCTGGTTTTACGCCTTCGGAAAAGGTATTGGAGGATGTTTTTCAACGAATATTCTCTCAAAGCAAGGGACGTATTTTAGCTGTGACATTTGCTTCAAATGTTCATCGTGTTCAGCAAATAATAAATGTAGCCCAAGAGTTTAAGAGAAATGTATGTTTAACAGGCAGGAGTATTGTACAGAATGCGTTAATTGCTCAAGAGTTAGGTTATTTTAAGGCTCCTGAAGAGATGATGATTAAAGAAGAAAATATTGATATGTATCCCGACGATCGTTTGGTAATTGTAACTACGGGTTCGCAGGGAGAGCCGCTGAGTGGTCTATCCAGAATTGCTTTAGGGGAACATAAGAGAATTAAAGTTAAACCGACGGACACCATTGTTATTTCGGCCAAGGCTATACCTGGTAATCAGAGAGCAATTGCTCGCATTGTGAATATGCTGATGAGGAGAGGCGCTGAAGTATTGTATGAAGAGAATTCAGATGTTCATGTCTCTGGACATGCATCACAGGAAGAATTAAAGTTTATGCTTATGACCTGTAAGCCTAATTATTTTGTACCTATACATGGTGATTATATTAAGCGTTTCACTCATGCTCGTATTGCCCGCAAGATGGGCATTCCTCCATCCAGCATTTTTCTTCTGGATAATGGTGATATTCTGCACCTGAGCAAAGAAAAGACTTATGCTTCAGGTAGTGTAACTGCGGGAAGGATGTTTGTGGACGGGAGAGAGATAGGAGAAATGGGGGATGTAGTATTAAGAGACAGGATGAGGCTGTCAAAGGATGGTGTTTGCATGGTGTTTGTTGTGTTGAACAAAACTACAGGAGATTTGATATCTGGCCCTGATGTTATAATGAAAGGTGTAACATATGAAAATATGTCTCAAGAACTTATGGATGAAACAAGTTCTATGGCAAGGAATCTTATTATAAATCAAACCGGGGTGGATATGAGAACAAATCAATTTGAGCTGAAGAAAAAGATAAGAAAAGCGATAAATAGGTTTCTTTATAAAAAGTTGATGCGGAATCCTATCGTTTTACCGGTAGTTATGGAGGTTTAATGTGCAAGAAGTTTCTTGCTCCGTCACTGTTTATTGTCCTTTTTCTGTTTTTTTCTCTATCCATATTTTCTTACAATTTTAACGATATATCTTATCCTCATCCAGAGGTAATAAAGAATTTAGTGGGATTAGGCGGTGCTTATATTTCCTATTTTTTCTTTTCTATCTTTGGTTATGTTGCTTATTTTGTGCCTTTTTTATGTTTGTTTTTGTTTCTTTTTAGCTTAAAAAAGAAGGGCTTAGTTGGTGGTTTTTTAATCTTGTTCTTGCTTGTTGTTATTGTGGATATGTTTTTTTACGGTTTATGGAATGCATCGGGTGAGCATCTTATAAGGGTAGGATATTACAAGTGTGGTATTGTAGGTTCGTTTTTAGGAAGACATTTTTTTCTCTACTTAGGTAAAACAAGCGGTTTTGCTGTGACTTATCTTCTGTTTTTCTTTTTTATCTTTCTCCTTGGTCTGCGCATCCGTAGTATTTTTCCCAAATCGAATAAACCAGAGAAAAAAAAGCTTTCACCAAAGAAACAGGTTAAGATCTATAAACCAGAGAAAAAAATAAAGATGGATAGAGCGGGAGAACAAAAGGCGGGCGAATGGATTTTCCCGCCATTGGATTTTTTAAGGTCACACGTAACGAAATCTGTTTTTGCCAGTAATGATGAAATATACAGAAGGTCCCAAGCTTTGGAAGAGAAGTTGTTGAATTTCGGTGTGGAAGGAAGGGTAACAGGGGTGATGCCTGGTCCTGTAGTTACCATGTATGAATTTGAACCTGCGGCGGGAGTGAGGGTGAATCGCATAGTTAATCTATCCAATGATTTGGCTATGGCGATGAAGGCATTGTCGGTGAGAATTCTTGCCCCTGTTCCAGGGAAGGCAGTGGTGGGTATCGAGATTTCCAATAAAAATAGGGAAACTGTGTATATGAAAGAAGTTGTTAGCTCTAAAAGTTTTAGAAATTCTACTTCTTGCCTTACATTGGCTTTAGGAAAAGATACTTTAGGGAGACCGTTTATTGCGGATCTTGTGAAGATGCCCCATCTTCTCATCGCTGGTGCCACTGGTTCGGGGAAAAGCGTGGGTATAAACGCTATGATTGTAAGTATTTTGTATAAGGCATTACCAGAAGATGTAAAGTTTGTGATGATAGATCCCAAGATGTTGGAGCTTACAGCATATGATAGCATTCCATATCTGTTTATGCCTATTATTACCGATCCCAAAGAAGCGACAATAGCTTTGTCTTTGCTGGTTGGAGAGATGGAAGGAAGATATAAAACGATGTCTCAATCCGGCGTGAAAAACATAGAAAAATATAACAGCAAGGCAGAAGCTGGTGAATGTGAAAAGTTACCCTATATAGTGGTGGTGATAGATGAATTGGCGGATTTAATGATGGTTTCTTCAAGAAAGGTGGAGTCTTCTATCGTTAGGTTGGCTCAAATGGCGCGAGCGAGTGGCATACACTTGATCTGTGCCACCCAAAGACCGTCGGTGGATGTGATAACAGGTTTAATAAAAGCGAATTTTCCTGCCCGAATTTCATTTAAGGTTTCTTCTAAGGCGGATTCTCGGGTGATTTTGGATACATCTGGAGCGGAGAGTCTCTTAGGTTGTGGGGATATGCTCTTTCTTCCTCCTGGTACATCGGAGCTTAAAAGGATACATGGTGCTTTCTTGAGCGAGGAGGAGATAGAAAGGGTTGTATCTTTTGTGAAAGAGGAAAAAGAGCCACAATATGACAATAGACTTATTTCCGGGATTGAGGAAGCTAAAGAGATGAAAGATGAAAACAGGGAGTATGATGAATATTATGGAGAAGCTTTGGATATAATCAAACAGGGGGGAAACCCTTCCATTTCTTACATTCAAAGAAGATTGAAGATTGGATATAATAGGGCGGCAAGGATTGTTGAGCAAATGGAGAGAGATGGCGTTCTTTCTCCGCCAGACGAGAAAGGAAGAAGAGAAGCCTTGCTTTAGTTGCTTGCAATTTGTATTTTTGGGGGCTATAATAATAGTTTAAATGATATGTTTTAGGAGGAATAAGTGAGGTTAAATGGAGCGAGTATACTTTTAGAATCATTAAAAAAAGAGGGAGTAAAGCATATCTTTGGCATTCCTGGTGGAGCAGTAATCAATGTGTTTGATGAACTTTATAAACAAAAGGATTTAAACTTTATATTAACCAGGCGAGAGGATGGAGCAACATTTGCCGCTGAAGGTTATGCCAGGTCTACAGGAAAAGTAGGTGTAGTTTTTGTTACCTCTGGCCCGGCAGCTACCAATACTGTTACCGGTATTACCAATGCTTATATGGATTCTGTGCCCATAGTGGTTTTTACGGGTCAGGTACCTACGAATCTTATAGGAAATGATGCTTTTCAGGAAGCGGATACTACAGGTATAACTCGTCCCTGCACCAAACATAATTTTTTAGTAAAGCATGTGGAGGATTTGGCGGAGACAATAAAAAAAGCATTTTATATTGCTTCAACCGGCAGACCAGGTCCGGTATTGATAGATCTGCCAAAGGATGTTCAGGTAAATGAGACTGAGTTTAATTATCCAAAATCTGTATTTATTCGTGGGTATAACCCTACTTATCATGGTAATCCCAGGCAGATAAAGAAGGTAGCTCAGATAATCGCCAAAGCGAAGAGACCGCTTCTGTATGTGGGCGGAGGAGCGATAAGCTCGGAAGCTCATGAAGAGGTTTACAAACTGGCCAAGAAATTGTCTATTCCTGTGTTTACCACACTGATGGGCATTGGTGCATTTCCTGAAACAGATGAGCTTTCTCTGGGGATGGCTGGCATGCATGGGACATACCGGGCGAATATGGCTATCCAACATTGTGATTTGCTTATTTCTATTGGAGCAAGATTTGATGATCGGGTTACAGGCAAGCTTTCTGATTTTGCTCCGTGTGCCTCTATAGTGCATATTGATATAGATCCTGCATCCATCAGCAAAAATGTAAAAGTGGATTATCCTATTGTGGGTGATGCGAAACTTATTTTACAGGAGATGCTACCTTTGTTTGATGGGTACAAGGATAGAAATTGGGAAGAGATGAGGAAACCATGGTTGGAAATGATAGAAAATTGGAAGAATGAACATAAGCTTGCCTATATTCGCGATGAAAAGACGATAAAACCTCAATATGTGCTTGAGAAACTCTATCAATTGACGCAGGATATCTATCCTATCGTTGCTTCTGATGTGGGTCAGCATCAAATGTGGGTAGCTCAATTTTATACCTTCACTAAAGCACGAACCCATTTAAGTGCAGGGGGCTTGGGCCCTATGGGTTTTGGTTTTCCCGCTGCATTAGGAGCGCAGGTAGCAAATCCCGATCGGGTGGTAATAAATATAACGGGTGATGGTAGTTTTCAGATGAGTATGCAAGAGTTGGCTACCATAGTGGAATTTAAATTACCTGTGAAGGTGGTGATATTAAACAACGGCTTTTTAGGAATGGTTAGGCAGTGGCAGCAATTGTTCTTTGGTAGAAGATATTCAGGAACAGATGTTTCCGTACAACCAGATTTTGTA is from Deltaproteobacteria bacterium and encodes:
- the ilvB gene encoding biosynthetic-type acetolactate synthase large subunit, producing the protein MRLNGASILLESLKKEGVKHIFGIPGGAVINVFDELYKQKDLNFILTRREDGATFAAEGYARSTGKVGVVFVTSGPAATNTVTGITNAYMDSVPIVVFTGQVPTNLIGNDAFQEADTTGITRPCTKHNFLVKHVEDLAETIKKAFYIASTGRPGPVLIDLPKDVQVNETEFNYPKSVFIRGYNPTYHGNPRQIKKVAQIIAKAKRPLLYVGGGAISSEAHEEVYKLAKKLSIPVFTTLMGIGAFPETDELSLGMAGMHGTYRANMAIQHCDLLISIGARFDDRVTGKLSDFAPCASIVHIDIDPASISKNVKVDYPIVGDAKLILQEMLPLFDGYKDRNWEEMRKPWLEMIENWKNEHKLAYIRDEKTIKPQYVLEKLYQLTQDIYPIVASDVGQHQMWVAQFYTFTKARTHLSAGGLGPMGFGFPAALGAQVANPDRVVINITGDGSFQMSMQELATIVEFKLPVKVVILNNGFLGMVRQWQQLFFGRRYSGTDVSVQPDFVKLAQSYGVDTFRLEEEKDVEEGLKKMLSCKGACVVDVRISPEENVYPMVPAGAPISHMLLV
- a CDS encoding ribonuclease J; the protein is MQELKIIPLGGLTEIGLNCTVFEYGNQAIIVDAGLMFPEENMLGVDIVIPDFSYILENADKFKGIVVTHAHEDHVGAIPYLLKDLNLPIYATRLTLGLLKKKIEEFKLPNVEYHEITAKKVFSIGPFTIEPLRVTHSIVDCVALAIRTPVGVVIHTGDFKIDYTPVDGKPFDMASFCRYGQEGILLLLSDSTNATVPGFTPSEKVLEDVFQRIFSQSKGRILAVTFASNVHRVQQIINVAQEFKRNVCLTGRSIVQNALIAQELGYFKAPEEMMIKEENIDMYPDDRLVIVTTGSQGEPLSGLSRIALGEHKRIKVKPTDTIVISAKAIPGNQRAIARIVNMLMRRGAEVLYEENSDVHVSGHASQEELKFMLMTCKPNYFVPIHGDYIKRFTHARIARKMGIPPSSIFLLDNGDILHLSKEKTYASGSVTAGRMFVDGREIGEMGDVVLRDRMRLSKDGVCMVFVVLNKTTGDLISGPDVIMKGVTYENMSQELMDETSSMARNLIINQTGVDMRTNQFELKKKIRKAINRFLYKKLMRNPIVLPVVMEV
- a CDS encoding DNA translocase FtsK 4TM domain-containing protein; the encoded protein is MCKKFLAPSLFIVLFLFFSLSIFSYNFNDISYPHPEVIKNLVGLGGAYISYFFFSIFGYVAYFVPFLCLFLFLFSLKKKGLVGGFLILFLLVVIVDMFFYGLWNASGEHLIRVGYYKCGIVGSFLGRHFFLYLGKTSGFAVTYLLFFFFIFLLGLRIRSIFPKSNKPEKKKLSPKKQVKIYKPEKKIKMDRAGEQKAGEWIFPPLDFLRSHVTKSVFASNDEIYRRSQALEEKLLNFGVEGRVTGVMPGPVVTMYEFEPAAGVRVNRIVNLSNDLAMAMKALSVRILAPVPGKAVVGIEISNKNRETVYMKEVVSSKSFRNSTSCLTLALGKDTLGRPFIADLVKMPHLLIAGATGSGKSVGINAMIVSILYKALPEDVKFVMIDPKMLELTAYDSIPYLFMPIITDPKEATIALSLLVGEMEGRYKTMSQSGVKNIEKYNSKAEAGECEKLPYIVVVIDELADLMMVSSRKVESSIVRLAQMARASGIHLICATQRPSVDVITGLIKANFPARISFKVSSKADSRVILDTSGAESLLGCGDMLFLPPGTSELKRIHGAFLSEEEIERVVSFVKEEKEPQYDNRLISGIEEAKEMKDENREYDEYYGEALDIIKQGGNPSISYIQRRLKIGYNRAARIVEQMERDGVLSPPDEKGRREALL
- the rsmA gene encoding ribosomal RNA small subunit methyltransferase A, which encodes MQKKHLGQHFLNKESVALSIVNNIPSGHVVVEIGAGKGALTKFIVEKGFTVKAVEIDKSLVDYLKERFKSKKKIEVIHGDGRDFIFPEDCVVVGNLPYNVSKRIIRNIIFQKEKIIQAILMVQREVADTMLALPSSSCYSRFSVFVQFHFCIRRLFNVSPDAFYPKPKVYSSCLLLKPTKAQIDNEKFLLFLNKLFLARRKTVYNNLRKAKIFTPLSLDNSRRELQANDFVVCLDIKDKRPQELSGEQILRMYKICKN